In the genome of Streptomyces collinus, one region contains:
- the pyrH gene encoding UMP kinase — MTTKAQKSDDGKVRGRFLLKLSGEAFSGGGGLGVDPDVVHKIAREIAAVVRDGAEIAIVIGGGNFFRGAELQQRGMDRARSDYMGMLGTVMNCLALQDFLEKVGVECRVQSAITMGQVAEPYIPLRAVRHLEKGRVVIFGAGMGMPYFSTDTTAAQRALEIDAEALLMGKNGVDGVYDSDPKTNPDAVKFDHLGYGEVITRDLKVADATAVTLCRDNKLPIVVFELLAEGNIGRAVKGEKIGTLVGDPGSRD, encoded by the coding sequence ATGACGACCAAGGCCCAGAAGAGCGACGACGGCAAAGTGCGCGGCCGGTTTCTGCTGAAGCTGTCCGGAGAGGCCTTCTCCGGTGGCGGCGGCCTGGGCGTCGACCCCGACGTGGTGCACAAGATCGCCCGCGAGATCGCGGCCGTCGTACGCGACGGCGCGGAGATCGCGATCGTCATCGGCGGTGGCAACTTCTTCCGCGGCGCCGAACTCCAGCAGCGCGGCATGGACCGGGCCCGCTCCGACTACATGGGCATGCTCGGCACGGTCATGAACTGCCTCGCCCTCCAGGACTTCCTGGAGAAGGTGGGCGTGGAATGCCGGGTACAGTCCGCCATCACCATGGGCCAGGTCGCCGAGCCGTACATCCCGCTGCGCGCCGTGCGGCACCTGGAGAAGGGCCGTGTGGTCATCTTCGGCGCCGGTATGGGCATGCCGTACTTCTCCACTGACACCACCGCCGCCCAGCGCGCCCTGGAGATCGACGCCGAGGCGCTGCTGATGGGCAAGAACGGCGTGGACGGGGTCTACGACTCCGACCCCAAGACCAACCCGGACGCGGTGAAGTTCGACCACCTCGGCTACGGCGAGGTCATCACGCGCGATCTGAAGGTCGCCGACGCCACGGCCGTCACGCTGTGCCGCGACAACAAGCTCCCGATCGTGGTCTTCGAGCTGCTGGCGGAGGGCAACATCGGACGTGCCGTCAAGGGTGAGAAGATCGGCACGCTGGTGGGGGACCCCGGCAGCCGGGACTGA
- the frr gene encoding ribosome recycling factor, whose protein sequence is MIEETLLEAEEKMEKAVVVAKEDFAAIRTGRAHPAMFNKIVADYYGAPTPINQLASFSVPEPRMAVVTPFDKSALRNIEQAIRDSDLGVNPSNDGNIIRVVFPELTEERRREYIKVAKGKGEDAKISIRSVRRKAKEAIDKLIKDGEVGEDEGRRAEKELDDTTSKYVAQVDELLKHKEAELLEV, encoded by the coding sequence GTGATCGAAGAGACCCTCCTCGAGGCCGAGGAGAAGATGGAGAAGGCCGTCGTGGTCGCCAAGGAGGACTTCGCCGCGATCCGCACCGGCCGTGCGCACCCGGCGATGTTCAACAAGATCGTGGCCGACTACTACGGCGCGCCGACGCCGATCAACCAGCTGGCCTCGTTCTCCGTGCCCGAGCCGCGTATGGCCGTGGTGACCCCCTTCGACAAGAGCGCGCTGCGCAATATCGAGCAGGCGATCCGCGACTCCGACCTGGGCGTCAACCCGAGCAACGACGGCAACATCATCCGGGTGGTGTTCCCCGAGCTCACCGAGGAGCGCCGCCGGGAGTACATCAAGGTCGCCAAGGGCAAGGGCGAGGACGCGAAGATCTCGATCCGCTCCGTGCGCCGCAAGGCCAAGGAAGCCATCGACAAGCTGATCAAGGACGGCGAGGTCGGCGAGGACGAGGGCCGCCGTGCGGAGAAGGAGCTCGACGACACCACGTCGAAGTACGTCGCGCAGGTCGACGAGCTCCTGAAGCACAAGGAAGCGGAGCTGCTCGAGGTCTGA
- a CDS encoding phosphatidate cytidylyltransferase, with protein MNDSSWGAPPQAGYWEPTDQGHGHGHIQGPGHGHVQGAAPAGPAYDAYEAPQTRPMPIVPDVTDFGGHQDDDRGAARLSGTPVRNDTNPEPMPDASQPAPKPPKKSAGRDLSAAIGVGVGLGAVIVASLFVVKAVFVGVVAVAVVVGLWELTKRLEERKGIRAPLVPLALGGAAMVVAGYVRGAEGAWVAMALTAQAVLVWRMTEPPEGYLRDVTAGVFAAFYVPFLATFVAMMLTADDGAQRVLTFLLLTVVSDTGAYAVGWRFGRHKLAPRISPGKTREGLLGAVSFAMVAGALCMQFLIDDGAWWQGLVLGLAVAVTATLGDLGESMIKRDLGIKDMGTLLPGHGGIMDRLDSLLPTAPVVWLLLVLFVGSG; from the coding sequence ATGAACGACTCTTCCTGGGGGGCGCCGCCACAGGCCGGGTACTGGGAGCCCACCGACCAAGGGCATGGTCACGGGCACATCCAGGGGCCGGGCCACGGGCACGTCCAAGGGGCCGCTCCGGCGGGTCCCGCATACGATGCGTATGAAGCGCCTCAGACTCGCCCCATGCCCATCGTGCCCGACGTGACCGACTTCGGCGGACACCAGGATGACGACCGGGGAGCTGCTCGGCTGAGCGGCACCCCGGTCCGAAACGACACGAATCCGGAGCCCATGCCCGACGCCTCGCAGCCGGCGCCCAAGCCGCCGAAGAAGAGCGCGGGTCGCGACCTGAGTGCCGCGATAGGGGTCGGTGTCGGGCTCGGTGCGGTGATCGTCGCGTCGCTGTTCGTCGTCAAGGCCGTGTTCGTCGGTGTCGTCGCGGTGGCCGTGGTGGTGGGCCTGTGGGAGCTGACCAAGCGGCTGGAGGAGCGCAAGGGCATCCGGGCGCCCCTCGTGCCGCTCGCGCTCGGCGGTGCCGCGATGGTCGTCGCCGGGTACGTCCGGGGTGCCGAGGGCGCGTGGGTGGCGATGGCGCTCACGGCACAGGCCGTCCTGGTCTGGCGCATGACCGAACCGCCCGAGGGCTACCTGCGGGACGTCACCGCGGGCGTCTTCGCGGCGTTCTACGTGCCGTTCCTGGCGACCTTCGTCGCGATGATGCTGACCGCGGACGACGGGGCGCAGCGGGTGCTCACCTTCCTGCTGCTCACGGTCGTCAGTGACACCGGGGCCTACGCCGTCGGCTGGCGGTTCGGCCGGCACAAGCTCGCCCCGCGCATCAGCCCCGGCAAGACCCGCGAGGGTCTGCTCGGCGCGGTCTCCTTCGCCATGGTCGCGGGGGCGCTGTGCATGCAGTTCCTCATCGACGACGGTGCCTGGTGGCAGGGACTGGTGCTGGGCCTCGCTGTCGCGGTCACCGCCACGCTCGGCGACCTCGGCGAGTCCATGATCAAGCGGGATCTCGGCATCAAGGACATGGGCACGCTGCTGCCGGGCCACGGTGGCATCATGGACCGGCTCGACTCGCTGCTGCCCACGGCTCCGGTGGTGTGGCTGCTGCTCGTGCTGTTCGTCGGGTCGGGCTGA
- a CDS encoding SRPBCC family protein: MAIIRESIDVDRRPEEVYQYVMDTQRMPEWQLSAVSAERLDEGPVGVGTQVRVTRHIGRRVMPMTMEVTEYDPPHSWGMRGVDGPVRAQVHGEVEPYDEGRRSHVTIDIDFEGHGMGKVLVPLVVRPQVRKELPRNEQLLKDRLEQTGE; the protein is encoded by the coding sequence ATGGCCATCATCCGAGAGAGCATCGACGTCGACCGCCGTCCAGAGGAGGTCTACCAGTACGTCATGGACACCCAGCGCATGCCGGAGTGGCAGCTGAGCGCGGTGTCCGCGGAGCGCCTCGACGAGGGGCCCGTCGGCGTCGGCACCCAGGTCCGGGTGACCCGGCACATCGGCCGTCGTGTCATGCCGATGACCATGGAGGTCACCGAGTACGACCCGCCGCACAGCTGGGGCATGCGCGGCGTCGACGGCCCCGTCCGGGCACAGGTGCACGGCGAGGTCGAGCCCTACGACGAGGGCCGGCGCTCCCACGTCACGATCGACATCGACTTCGAGGGCCACGGCATGGGCAAGGTCCTGGTCCCGCTCGTCGTACGCCCCCAGGTCCGCAAGGAACTCCCGCGCAACGAGCAGCTCCTCAAGGACCGGCTGGAGCAGACGGGGGAGTAG
- a CDS encoding helix-turn-helix transcriptional regulator — translation MASALPTRFLTPEDLVEMFELPSVETVYQWRRKRTGPRGFRVGRHLRFDPNDVRAWVDSQLGEAA, via the coding sequence ATGGCCTCCGCTCTGCCGACCCGCTTCCTGACGCCCGAGGACCTGGTCGAGATGTTCGAGCTGCCCAGCGTCGAGACGGTCTACCAGTGGCGCCGAAAGCGCACCGGCCCCCGCGGCTTCCGCGTCGGCCGGCACCTGCGCTTCGACCCGAACGACGTACGAGCCTGGGTGGACTCCCAGCTTGGAGAGGCTGCCTGA
- a CDS encoding RNA polymerase sigma-70 factor yields the protein MNKVEKFEELRPLLFSIAYRILGSVSEAEDAVQETWLRFDGSTTLPTSVKAFLSATVTRISIDVLRSARVRREEYVGPWFPEPLLSDPYQDPSRSAELADSVSMAALLLLERLSPLERSVFVLREVFGFGFDDIASAVGRSEAACRQLLVRARRHMEAGRPRFEADRQQRQELATRFFDALREGDVAGLRDLLAADVQLVGDGGGKAPQLARAVVGAENVARLLASVFPLLARIDVTFEAHEVNGQPGAISRDRDGKVLHALALDVLDGQIQTIRSVINPDKLGHLGPVADAWAIDGEVKQTRRQMK from the coding sequence GTGAACAAGGTCGAGAAGTTCGAGGAGCTGCGGCCCCTGCTGTTCTCGATCGCCTACCGGATTCTGGGCAGCGTGAGCGAGGCCGAGGACGCGGTGCAGGAGACATGGCTGCGCTTCGACGGCTCGACGACCCTTCCCACATCGGTCAAGGCGTTTCTGTCCGCCACGGTGACGCGGATCTCGATCGACGTGCTGCGCTCCGCGCGGGTGCGGCGGGAGGAGTACGTGGGCCCGTGGTTCCCCGAGCCACTGTTAAGCGATCCGTACCAGGATCCGTCGCGCTCGGCCGAGCTGGCCGACTCCGTGTCGATGGCGGCGCTGCTGCTGCTGGAGCGACTCAGCCCACTGGAGCGGTCGGTGTTCGTGCTGCGGGAGGTCTTCGGCTTCGGGTTCGACGACATCGCCTCGGCGGTGGGGCGTTCGGAGGCGGCGTGCCGGCAGCTGCTGGTACGTGCACGGCGGCACATGGAGGCCGGGCGGCCGCGGTTCGAAGCGGACCGTCAGCAGCGGCAGGAGCTGGCGACGCGGTTCTTCGACGCCCTCCGCGAAGGCGATGTCGCCGGCCTACGGGATCTACTGGCCGCCGACGTGCAGTTGGTCGGGGACGGCGGCGGCAAGGCCCCGCAGCTGGCCAGGGCCGTCGTCGGCGCCGAGAACGTGGCCAGGCTGCTGGCCTCCGTCTTCCCGCTGCTGGCCCGGATCGATGTGACGTTCGAGGCGCACGAGGTCAACGGCCAGCCCGGCGCCATATCCCGCGACCGGGACGGCAAGGTCCTCCATGCCCTCGCCCTCGACGTGCTCGACGGGCAGATCCAGACCATCCGCTCGGTGATCAACCCCGACAAGCTAGGCCACCTCGGACCGGTTGCCGACGCCTGGGCCATCGACGGCGAGGTGAAACAGACTCGCCGGCAGATGAAGTGA
- a CDS encoding carboxymuconolactone decarboxylase family protein — MDARLNYFASPTAAKALKHLMSAGKTLKESPLPTATQELVALRVSQINGCAVCIDMHTKEAAAAGETPVRLNLVTAWREATVFTEAERAALELAEQGTRVADAAGGVSDDVWARAAKHYDEEQLTALVVLVCFMNTANRLNIIAQQPAGDYEIGQFH, encoded by the coding sequence ATGGACGCGCGACTGAACTACTTCGCCAGCCCGACCGCCGCCAAGGCCCTCAAGCACCTCATGTCGGCGGGCAAGACGCTCAAGGAGTCGCCGCTGCCGACCGCGACACAGGAGCTCGTGGCCCTGCGCGTGAGCCAGATCAACGGCTGCGCCGTCTGCATCGACATGCACACCAAGGAGGCCGCCGCGGCAGGCGAGACACCGGTGCGGCTGAATCTGGTGACGGCCTGGCGGGAGGCAACCGTCTTCACCGAGGCCGAGCGTGCCGCGCTGGAGCTGGCGGAGCAGGGGACCCGGGTCGCGGACGCGGCCGGCGGAGTCAGCGACGACGTTTGGGCACGTGCCGCGAAGCACTACGACGAGGAACAGCTCACCGCCCTGGTAGTCCTGGTCTGCTTCATGAACACGGCGAACCGGCTGAACATCATCGCCCAACAGCCGGCCGGCGACTACGAGATCGGGCAGTTCCACTGA
- a CDS encoding DoxX family protein, with protein sequence MNLALWMVAGLMAAVCLTGSSKMFVPKEKLAALGGTATRWVEDFSPGALKAIGAVELLAAAGLILPAALDIAPVLVPLAATGLVLLFAGALTMRLGRGERVTIAGDLIYLALALFLAWGRFGPESFTG encoded by the coding sequence ATGAACCTCGCACTCTGGATGGTCGCCGGACTGATGGCCGCCGTCTGCCTGACCGGCAGCTCCAAGATGTTCGTGCCCAAGGAGAAGCTGGCCGCCTTGGGCGGCACTGCCACCCGATGGGTCGAGGACTTCAGCCCCGGTGCCCTCAAGGCCATCGGCGCCGTCGAGCTCCTGGCCGCGGCGGGCCTGATACTGCCCGCCGCACTCGACATCGCGCCGGTTCTGGTGCCGCTGGCCGCAACCGGACTGGTACTGCTGTTCGCCGGCGCGCTGACCATGCGCCTTGGCCGTGGCGAGAGAGTGACGATCGCGGGCGATCTGATCTACCTCGCCCTAGCCCTCTTCCTGGCGTGGGGCCGCTTCGGCCCCGAGTCCTTCACCGGCTGA
- a CDS encoding DUF7660 family protein, producing MTEYTWPNGVGDPTPEDIRRAWPATVTALPVGAAVTGKVIGRQPFGVFVEIDGVPDAVGLAEIFGSPPGTVPPPLGFAISGSVVDHAERNFQVRLRLDDWGDEREPLPLEPNERLGDREALSGFLRRLRQDYEASGDQWENGTLGSFLEALEAWVADAPGWYANHGQELPPEGDWAFMARALSAARFYE from the coding sequence ATGACGGAGTACACGTGGCCGAACGGTGTGGGGGATCCGACGCCCGAGGACATACGACGGGCCTGGCCGGCAACCGTGACCGCACTGCCAGTGGGCGCCGCCGTGACCGGCAAGGTCATCGGCCGACAGCCATTCGGCGTGTTCGTAGAGATCGACGGGGTGCCCGACGCGGTGGGCCTGGCGGAGATCTTCGGTTCACCGCCCGGAACCGTCCCTCCCCCGCTGGGGTTCGCTATCAGTGGGAGCGTGGTCGATCACGCGGAGCGCAACTTCCAAGTCAGGCTCAGACTCGATGACTGGGGAGACGAGCGCGAGCCCCTCCCACTGGAGCCTAACGAGCGCCTTGGCGACCGCGAAGCCCTAAGCGGCTTTCTGAGGCGTCTTCGGCAGGACTATGAAGCGAGCGGCGACCAATGGGAGAACGGGACGCTGGGCAGCTTCCTGGAGGCTCTGGAAGCGTGGGTGGCCGATGCCCCAGGGTGGTACGCGAACCACGGCCAGGAGCTCCCGCCTGAGGGCGACTGGGCGTTCATGGCACGGGCCCTCAGCGCAGCGCGGTTCTACGAGTGA
- the rlmN gene encoding 23S rRNA (adenine(2503)-C(2))-methyltransferase RlmN: MPKPGELTFVAPRGAKKPPRHLADLTPAERKEAVAAVGEKPFRAKQLSQHYFARYAHDPEQWTDIPAGARGRLQEALLPELMTVVRHLSTDQGTTRKTLWRLFDGTLVESVLMRYPDRVTMCISSQAGCGMNCPFCATGQAGLDRNLSTAEIVHQIVDGMRALRDGEVPGGPARLSNIVFMGMGEPLANYNRVIGSIRRLTDPEPDGLGLSQRGITVSTVGLVPAIHRFADEGFKCRLAISLHAPDDELRDTLVPVNTRWKVREVLDAGFEYSAKSGRRLSIEYALIRDINDQAWRGDRLGRLLKGKPVHVNLIPLNPTPGSKWTASRPEDEKAFVEAIAAHGVPVTIRDTRGQEIDGACGQLAATER, from the coding sequence ATGCCGAAGCCCGGAGAACTCACTTTCGTCGCCCCCCGCGGAGCCAAGAAGCCGCCGCGGCATCTTGCCGATCTCACTCCTGCCGAGCGCAAGGAGGCCGTTGCCGCTGTCGGGGAGAAGCCGTTTCGTGCCAAGCAGCTCTCGCAGCACTACTTCGCGCGGTACGCGCATGATCCGGAGCAGTGGACCGATATTCCGGCCGGTGCCCGGGGGCGGCTGCAGGAGGCGCTGCTGCCCGAGCTGATGACCGTCGTGCGGCATCTGTCGACCGACCAGGGCACCACCCGCAAGACGCTGTGGCGGCTGTTCGACGGGACGCTCGTCGAGTCCGTCCTGATGCGCTACCCGGACCGGGTGACCATGTGCATCAGCTCCCAGGCCGGGTGCGGGATGAACTGCCCGTTCTGTGCGACCGGGCAGGCGGGGCTCGACCGGAATCTGTCCACCGCCGAGATCGTCCACCAGATCGTGGACGGGATGCGGGCCCTGCGCGACGGGGAGGTCCCTGGCGGGCCCGCGCGGCTCAGCAACATCGTCTTCATGGGCATGGGCGAGCCGCTCGCCAACTACAACCGGGTCATCGGATCCATCCGCCGGCTCACCGACCCCGAACCCGACGGCCTCGGCCTGTCCCAGCGCGGCATCACCGTCTCCACCGTCGGTCTCGTCCCGGCCATCCACCGGTTCGCCGACGAGGGCTTCAAGTGCCGCCTCGCCATCTCGCTGCACGCCCCCGACGACGAGCTGCGCGACACCCTCGTGCCGGTGAACACCCGCTGGAAGGTCCGGGAGGTGCTGGACGCCGGCTTCGAGTACAGCGCCAAGTCCGGGCGCCGGCTGTCCATCGAGTACGCGCTGATCCGGGACATCAACGACCAGGCGTGGCGGGGCGACCGGCTCGGGCGGCTGCTCAAGGGCAAGCCCGTGCACGTGAACCTGATCCCGCTGAACCCGACGCCCGGTTCCAAGTGGACCGCCTCCCGGCCCGAGGACGAGAAGGCGTTCGTGGAGGCGATCGCCGCTCATGGTGTGCCGGTGACGATCCGGGACACCCGTGGTCAGGAGATCGACGGGGCGTGTGGTCAGCTCGCGGCCACCGAACGGTAG
- a CDS encoding thiamine ABC transporter substrate-binding protein, with product MAGTLAACGSSDGGQGSGDSKTVTLVSHDSWAASKDVIAAFEKQSGYKVRVLKDGDAGQAVNKAILTKDNPQGDVFFGVDNTLLSRALDNDLFQSYEAKGSERIKADYRVDRDEHRVTPIDTGDICVNYDKKYFADHKLEPPKSFDDLVEPQYKNLLVTENASASSPGLGFLLGTAAQYGDDGWEGYWKKLKANGVKVVDGWEQAYNEEFSGSAGGKKAKGDRPLVVSYASSPPAEVVFADPRPSTAPTGVAEGTCFRQVEYAGLLSNAKNTKGGKALLDFLISERFQEDMPMNMFVYPVREGAQVPPEFVKYGPQAKDPETMAPAKIADHRDQWVKSWTSLVLK from the coding sequence ATGGCCGGCACGCTCGCCGCGTGCGGGTCGTCCGACGGCGGCCAGGGGTCCGGCGACTCCAAGACCGTGACGCTCGTCAGCCACGACTCGTGGGCCGCGTCCAAGGACGTCATCGCGGCCTTCGAGAAGCAGTCCGGGTACAAGGTCCGGGTCCTCAAGGACGGCGACGCCGGGCAGGCCGTGAACAAGGCCATCCTGACCAAGGACAACCCGCAGGGCGACGTCTTCTTCGGCGTCGACAACACCCTGCTGTCCCGCGCCCTCGACAACGACCTGTTCCAGTCGTACGAGGCGAAGGGGTCCGAGCGGATCAAGGCCGATTACCGGGTCGACCGGGACGAGCACCGCGTCACCCCCATCGACACCGGCGACATCTGCGTCAACTACGACAAGAAGTACTTCGCCGACCACAAGCTGGAGCCGCCGAAGAGCTTCGACGACCTGGTCGAGCCCCAGTACAAGAACCTGCTGGTGACCGAGAACGCCTCCGCCTCCTCGCCCGGCCTCGGCTTCCTGCTCGGCACGGCCGCGCAGTACGGCGACGACGGCTGGGAGGGCTACTGGAAGAAGCTCAAGGCCAACGGCGTGAAGGTCGTCGACGGCTGGGAGCAGGCCTACAACGAGGAGTTCTCCGGCTCGGCCGGCGGGAAGAAGGCCAAGGGCGACCGGCCGCTCGTCGTGTCGTACGCCTCCTCGCCGCCCGCCGAGGTCGTCTTCGCAGACCCGAGGCCGAGCACCGCCCCGACCGGGGTCGCCGAGGGCACCTGCTTCCGGCAGGTCGAGTACGCGGGGCTGCTCAGCAACGCCAAGAACACCAAGGGCGGCAAGGCCCTCCTCGACTTCCTCATCAGCGAGAGGTTCCAGGAGGACATGCCGATGAACATGTTCGTGTACCCGGTGCGCGAGGGCGCCCAGGTGCCGCCGGAGTTCGTGAAGTACGGGCCGCAGGCGAAGGACCCGGAGACCATGGCCCCGGCGAAGATCGCTGACCACCGTGACCAGTGGGTCAAGTCGTGGACCTCACTCGTACTGAAGTAG
- a CDS encoding ABC transporter permease: MDLTRTEVVARKRGAAARFALLAAPVAFFAVFFAYPVAAIVARGLKTDGTWHLGRIGEVLAQSDVRHVLWFTTWQALVSTALTLIVALPGAYVFARFDFPGKHVLRAVVTVPFVLPTVVVGTAFLALVGRGGLLDDLWGVRLDTTVWAILLAHVFFNYAVVVRTVGGLWAQLDPRQEEAARMLGASQLKAWRQVTLPALAPAVAAAALMVFLFTFTSFGVVQILGGPTFSTLEVEIYRQTSEIFDLSTAAVLTLIQFAAVGAILALHAWTVRRRETALRLVDASVTARRPRGAGQWALLGGVLVTVAVLLVLPPAVLVQRSLGAPGFGYYRALTSEDGGVFLVPPIEAIGNSLSYAVAATLIAVVIGGLAAAALTRRDAGRFVRGFDALLMLPLGVSAVTVGFGFLISLDEPPLDLRSSWILVPLAQALVGVPFVVRTMLPVLRAVDVRLREAASVLGASPWRVWREVDLPMVRRALLIAAGFAFAVSLGEFGATVFIARPDNPTLPVAVARLLGRPGDLNYGQAMALSTILMVVCAVALLVLERLRTDRTGEF, translated from the coding sequence GTGGACCTCACTCGTACTGAAGTAGTCGCGCGCAAGCGGGGCGCGGCGGCGCGGTTCGCTCTGCTGGCCGCGCCCGTCGCGTTCTTCGCGGTCTTCTTCGCCTACCCCGTCGCCGCGATCGTCGCGCGCGGTCTGAAGACCGACGGGACCTGGCACCTCGGGCGGATCGGGGAGGTGCTGGCGCAGTCCGACGTCCGGCACGTGCTGTGGTTCACCACCTGGCAGGCGCTGGTCTCCACCGCGCTCACGCTGATCGTCGCGCTTCCCGGCGCGTATGTCTTCGCGCGTTTCGACTTCCCGGGCAAGCACGTCCTGCGGGCGGTCGTGACCGTGCCGTTCGTGCTGCCGACGGTCGTCGTCGGTACGGCCTTTCTGGCGCTGGTCGGGCGGGGCGGGCTGCTCGACGACCTGTGGGGCGTACGCCTGGACACCACTGTGTGGGCGATCCTGCTCGCGCACGTCTTCTTCAACTATGCCGTCGTCGTCCGGACGGTCGGCGGGCTCTGGGCGCAGCTCGACCCGCGGCAGGAGGAGGCCGCACGGATGCTCGGGGCGTCCCAGCTGAAGGCATGGCGGCAGGTGACGCTCCCCGCCCTCGCCCCGGCCGTGGCCGCCGCGGCGCTCATGGTCTTCCTGTTCACCTTCACCTCCTTCGGTGTCGTGCAGATCCTCGGCGGGCCCACCTTCTCCACCCTGGAGGTGGAGATCTACCGGCAGACGTCCGAGATCTTCGACCTGTCCACCGCGGCCGTGCTGACGCTGATCCAGTTCGCCGCGGTCGGGGCGATCCTCGCCCTGCACGCCTGGACCGTGCGGCGGCGGGAGACCGCGCTGCGGCTGGTGGACGCGTCCGTGACCGCGCGCCGGCCGCGTGGCGCGGGGCAGTGGGCGCTGCTGGGCGGGGTGCTCGTCACCGTCGCCGTGCTGCTCGTGCTGCCGCCGGCCGTGCTGGTGCAGCGGTCCCTGGGCGCGCCGGGCTTCGGCTACTACCGGGCACTGACCAGCGAGGACGGCGGAGTCTTCCTGGTCCCGCCGATCGAGGCGATCGGCAACTCCCTGTCGTACGCCGTCGCCGCCACGCTCATCGCCGTGGTGATCGGCGGGCTCGCCGCGGCCGCGCTCACCCGCCGGGACGCCGGGCGGTTCGTGCGCGGCTTCGACGCGCTGCTGATGCTGCCGCTCGGCGTGTCCGCTGTGACCGTCGGCTTCGGGTTTCTGATCTCCCTCGACGAGCCGCCGCTGGATCTGCGGTCCTCCTGGATCCTCGTGCCGCTCGCGCAGGCCCTGGTGGGTGTGCCGTTCGTCGTGCGGACCATGCTGCCCGTGCTGCGGGCCGTGGACGTCCGGTTGCGGGAGGCGGCCTCGGTGCTGGGGGCCTCGCCCTGGCGGGTGTGGCGGGAGGTGGACCTGCCGATGGTGCGGCGGGCGCTGCTGATCGCGGCCGGGTTCGCCTTCGCCGTGTCCCTCGGGGAGTTCGGCGCGACGGTGTTCATCGCACGGCCCGACAACCCGACGCTGCCGGTGGCCGTGGCCCGGCTGCTGGGGCGGCCCGGTGACCTCAACTACGGCCAGGCGATGGCCCTTTCGACGATTCTGATGGTGGTGTGCGCCGTGGCCCTGCTGGTGCTGGAGAGGCTTCGCACGGACCGGACGGGGGAGTTCTGA
- a CDS encoding ABC transporter ATP-binding protein, which translates to MLLALHAATVRFGGRAVLDAVDLEVAEHEIVCVLGPSGSGKSTLLRAVAGLQPLDSGQVVLDGRDQAGVPAHRRGVGLMFQDHQLFPQRDVAGNVAFGLRMHGGPKRQQAERVGELLDLVGLPGAGRRAVAMLSGGEQQRVALARALAPSPRLLMLDEPLGQLDRSLRERLVVELRELFGRLGTTVLAVTHDQGEAFALADRVVVMRDGRIAQSGTPLEVWQRPADAFVARFLGFENVVEATVGAEAADTPWGKVPVPEGAPQGTRTLLVRPAGVHLVPADSGLRCTVAARTFRGTHVAVRLQPEGAPRLEAACALRAAPEVGDEVGVEFDAAEIVVLG; encoded by the coding sequence ATGCTGCTGGCTCTGCACGCCGCGACGGTCCGCTTCGGCGGGCGGGCGGTGCTGGACGCCGTCGATCTGGAGGTCGCCGAGCACGAGATCGTGTGTGTGCTCGGGCCCAGCGGCAGCGGCAAGTCGACCCTGCTGCGGGCGGTGGCCGGGCTACAGCCCCTGGACTCCGGGCAGGTGGTGCTCGACGGACGCGACCAGGCGGGCGTGCCCGCGCACAGGCGCGGTGTCGGGCTGATGTTCCAGGACCACCAGCTGTTCCCGCAGCGGGACGTGGCCGGGAACGTCGCCTTCGGGCTGCGGATGCACGGCGGGCCGAAGCGGCAACAGGCCGAGCGGGTAGGGGAGTTGCTGGACCTGGTGGGGCTGCCGGGCGCGGGCCGCCGGGCCGTCGCGATGCTGTCCGGCGGGGAGCAGCAGCGGGTGGCACTGGCCCGGGCCCTCGCGCCGAGCCCGCGGCTGCTGATGCTGGACGAGCCGCTCGGACAGCTCGACCGGTCGCTGCGGGAGCGGCTGGTCGTCGAACTGAGGGAGCTGTTCGGCCGGTTGGGCACGACCGTGCTCGCCGTGACCCACGACCAGGGGGAGGCCTTCGCGCTGGCCGACCGGGTCGTGGTGATGCGGGATGGGCGGATCGCCCAGTCCGGTACGCCTCTTGAGGTGTGGCAGCGGCCCGCCGACGCGTTCGTCGCCCGCTTCCTCGGGTTCGAGAACGTGGTCGAGGCGACGGTCGGGGCGGAGGCCGCGGACACGCCCTGGGGCAAGGTGCCGGTGCCGGAGGGCGCCCCGCAGGGCACCCGGACCCTGCTGGTGCGGCCGGCCGGGGTGCACCTGGTGCCCGCGGACTCGGGCCTGCGCTGCACGGTGGCCGCGCGTACCTTCCGGGGCACGCATGTCGCCGTGCGCCTCCAGCCCGAGGGCGCACCGCGCCTGGAGGCGGCGTGCGCGCTGCGGGCGGCACCGGAGGTCGGGGACGAGGTGGGCGTGGAGTTCGACGCGGCGGAAATCGTGGTGCTCGGCTGA